A genome region from Astyanax mexicanus isolate ESR-SI-001 chromosome 19, AstMex3_surface, whole genome shotgun sequence includes the following:
- the glis2b gene encoding zinc finger protein GLIS2b → MLSLDEPLDLKLTRHPNGWDRGSRTSPVHGKKAGQLRMTDDGTAIIVPASPASPHTGVPLAPQEKPEAPTPPAVDLSMSPTSRHTACSPDLASGNGSAHVYPGDSSHIRYVEGGQSSQGFQFFVPIGGGSGLHLPSSMFSGQSKDKRASPDLSADEQLYCRWRKCHLLFDSLQDLVDHVNDFHVKPEKDSGYCCHWEGCARKGRGFNARYKMLIHIRTHTNEKPHRCPTCNKSFSRLENLKIHNRSHTGEKPYICPYEGCNKRYSNSSDRFKHTRTHYVDKPYYCKMVGCLKRYTDPSSLRKHIKAHGHFVSQEQMGPGAMGSLVKSAQIAGLKKESELTYVSGAHIIIPSTAALLGGHNLQGLGGSLPLSSLSPRPLDLSTLGSPGSPPAGLAGTPVLAFNGSALGLAKSTLLSSAFSSSALGLPIVPMLASGRGHSQGRSGAEEGEDGPGGVLNLSTGASHDPLSWVVIPSGPVVLKPAVVS, encoded by the exons ATGCTCTCCTTGGATGAGCCACTGGACCTGAAGTTGACCAGGCATCCAAATGGGTGGGACAGAGGCTCCAGGACATCTCCAGTTCATGGTAAAAAGGCAGGGCAGCTACGGATGACTGACGATGGGACGGCCATCATTGTCCCGGCGTCTCCTGCGTCTCCCCACACGG gTGTGCCCTTGGCACCACAGGAGAAGCCTGAAGCCCCCACGCCTCCAGCCGTGGACCTCAGCATGTCGCCCACCTCACGCCACACAGCGTGCTCCCCCGACCTCGCCAGCGGAAACGGGTCCGCCCACGTCTATCCAGGA GACTCGTCTCACATCCGATACGTCGAGGGAGGACAGTCCTCACAAGGCTTCCAGTTCTTTGTACCAATCGGGGGAGGAAGCGGGCTCCACCTGCCCTCCTCCATGTTCAGCGGCCAATCAAAGGACAAGCGGGCGTCTCCTGATCTTTCGGCAGATGAGCAGCTGTACTGTCGCTGGAGAAAG tgcCACTTGCTTTTTGATTCTTTGCAAGACCTGGTAGACCACGTAAATGACTTCCATGTCAAGCCTGAAAAAGATTCTGGGTATTGTTGCCATTGGGAGGGCTGTGCACGGAAAGGGCGGGGCTTCAACGCAag gTACAAAATGTTAATCCACATCCGCACACACACCAACGAGAAGCCCCACCGCTGCCCCACCTGCAACAAGAGCTTCTCCCGCCTGGAGAACCTAAAGATCCACAACCGTTCTCACACAG GAGAGAAGCCCTACATCTGCCCGTATGAAGGCTGCAACAAGCGCTACTCCAACTCCAGCGACCGCTTCAAGCACACGCGCACGCACTACGTGGACAAGCCCTACTACTGCAAGATGGTGGGCTGTCTAAAGCGGTACACGGACCCCAGCTCGCTGCGGAAGCACATAAAGGCTCACGGGCACTTCGTCTCGCAGGAGCAGATGGGCCCCGGGGCCATGGGGTCCCTGGTGAAGTCGGCTCAGATCGCGGGGCTGAAGAAAGAGTCGGAGCTGACCTACGTCAGCGGCGCACACATCATCATCCCGAGCACCGCCGCTCTGCTGGGGGGCCACAACCTGCAGGGCCTCGGGGGGTCCCTGCCCCTTTCGTCCCTCAGCCCGCGGCCCCTGGACTTGAGCACGCTCGGGAGCCCCGGCTCCCCTCCGGCCGGCCTGGCGGGGACCCCGGTCCTGGCCTTCAACGGCTCGGCGCTCGGCCTGGCCAAATCCACCCTGCTGTCCTCCGCCTTCTCCTCCTCCGCCCTGGGTTTACCCATAGTGCCCATGCTGGCATCCGGCAGAGGGCACAGCCAGGGCAGGAGTGGCGCAGAGGAGGGCGAGGATGGCCCGGGGGGCGTGCTCAACCTCTCCACGGGGGCGTCTCATGACCCCCTGTCCTGGGTGGTCATCCCTTCTGGCCCGGTTGTGTTGAAGCCAGCAGTGGTCAGCTGA